A DNA window from Ranitomeya imitator isolate aRanImi1 chromosome 2, aRanImi1.pri, whole genome shotgun sequence contains the following coding sequences:
- the LOC138667413 gene encoding oocyte zinc finger protein XlCOF7.1-like has translation MKQVPSSDSLLTTKENQSHKRGIKKQTAPKAKKSYSCSECGKCFNQKSDLVNHRRIHTGEKPFSCSECGKCFNQKGNLVRHQRTHTGEKPFSCSECGKCFTHKEKLVTHQINHTGEKPFSCSDCGKCFNHKSDLVNHHRIHTGEKPFSCSECGKCFSQQRNLVSHQRTHTGEKPFSCLDCGKCFNKKGSLVSHQRTHTGEMPFSCSDCGKCFNQKGNLVSHQRTHRGEKPFSCSDCGKCFNLKGSLVSHQRTHTGEMPFSCSECGKCFNHKSDLVNHHRIHTGEKPFSCSECGKCFSQQRNLVSHQRTHTGEKPFSCSECGKRFTHKEKLDIQQIAHTGEKPFSCSECGKCFNKKGSLVSHQRTHTGEKPFSCSDCGKCFNLKGSLVSHQRTHKGEMPFSCSECGKCFNQKSDLVNHRRIHTGERPFSCSECGKCFSQKGNLVSHQRNHTGQKPFSCSECGKCFNQKGSLVSHQRTHTGEMPFSCSECGKCFNQKSDLVNHRIIHTGEKPFSCSECGKCFNQKGNLVSHQRNHTGQKPFSCLECGKCFNQKGSLVSHQRTHTGEMPFSCSECGKCFNQKSDLVNHRRIHTGEKPFSCSECGKCFRQKGNLVSHQRTHTGEKPFSCS, from the coding sequence atgaaacaggtcccatcttctgattcattactgactactaaggaaaatcaaagtcacaaaagaggcattaaaaaacaaactgctcctaaagcaaagaagtcatattcatgttcagaatgtgggaaatgttttaaccagaaatcagatttggttaatcaccgtagaattcacacaggggagaagcctttttcctgttcagaatgtgggaaatgttttaaccagaaagggaatctagtacgtcaccagagaactcatacaggggagaagcccttttcctgttcagaatgtgggaaatgttttacccacaaagagaaacttgttacacaccaaataaatcacacaggggagaagcctttttcctgttcagattgtgggaaatgttttaaccataaatcagatttggttaatcaccatagaattcacacaggggagaagcctttttcctgttcagaatgtgggaaatgttttagccagcaaAGGAATCTAGTAAGtcatcagagaactcatacaggggagaagcctttttcctgtttagattgtgggaaatgttttaacaagaaagggagtctagttagtcaccagagaactcatacaggggagatgcctttttcctgttcagattgtgggaaatgttttaaccagaaagggaatttagttagtcaccagagaactcatagaggggagaagcctttttcctgttcagattgtgggaaatgttttaacctgaaagggagtctagttagtcaccagagaactcatacaggggagatgcctttttcctgttcagaatgtgggaaatgttttaaccataaatcagatttggttaatcaccatagaattcacacaggggagaagcctttttcctgttcagaatgtgggaaatgttttagccagcaaAGGAATCTAgtaagtcaccagagaactcatacaggggagaagcccttttcctgttcagaatgtgggaaacgttttaccCACAAAGAGAAACTTGATATACAACAAAtagctcatacaggggagaagcctttttcctgttcagaatgtgggaaatgttttaacaagaaagggagtctagttagtcaccagagaactcatacaggggagaagcctttttcctgttcagattgtgggaaatgttttaacctgaaagggagtctagttagtcaccagagaactcataaaggggagatgcctttttcctgttcagaatgtgggaaatgttttaaccagaaatcagatttggttaatcaccgtagaattcacacaggggagaggcctttttcctgttcagaatgtgggaaatgttttagccagaaagggaatctagttagccaccagagaaatcacacaggacagaagcctttttcctgttcagaatgtgggaaatgttttaatcagaaagggagtctagttagtcaccagagaactcatacaggggagatgcccttttcctgttcagaatgtgggaaatgttttaaccagaaatcagatttggttaatcaccgtataattcacacaggggagaagcctttttcctgttcagaatgtgggaaatgttttaaccagaaagggaatctagttagccaccagagaaatcacacaggacagaagcctttttcctgtttagaatgtgggaaatgttttaatcagaaagggagtctagttagtcaccagagaactcatacaggggagatgcccttttcctgttcagaatgtgggaaatgttttaaccagaaatcagatttggttaatcaccgtagaattcacacaggggagaagcctttttcctgttcagaatgtgggaaatgttttagacagaaagggaatctagttagtcaccagagaactcacacaggggagaagcctttttcctgttcataa